A window from Malania oleifera isolate guangnan ecotype guangnan chromosome 7, ASM2987363v1, whole genome shotgun sequence encodes these proteins:
- the LOC131159907 gene encoding glutathione hydrolase 1-like, giving the protein MPSVLLLWPIITLLFISLLLPLTSSLDSSRNPTKTRPEVITAHHGVVATDDRRCSKIGVKVLREGGHAVDASVAAALCLGVVSPASSGLGGGAFMLVRLANGKAQALDMRETAPMLASQNMYAKNVSIKASGALSVAVPGELAGLHKAWKQYGRLPWRRLVKPAERLARGFNISRYLHMQMVRTESSIMADKGLRDIFTSNGNLLQLGDICQNKKLAETLKKISKHGLEPFYNGSIGHKLVRDVWKLGGILTMKDLQSYQVRIRRPLSADILGLKIIGMPPPSSGGPALLLMLNILAQYGVSLGDFGPLGIHREIEALKHAFALRMNLSDPDFVNVSKVLSDMLSPKFAVELKKTIFDNMTFGPSHYGGRWNQIGDHGTSHMSIVDHERNAVSMTSTVNSYFGSRILSPSTGIVLNNEMDDFSIPSNNSAGLPPPAPTNFISPAKRPLSSMTPTIVLKNEQLKAVVGASGGTMIIAGTMEVFLNHFAKGMDPFSSVMSPRVYHQLIPNVVYYENWTVINDHFEVPAKTRAALEKKGHVLQSLAGGTVCQFVVQDLETSKEGRFGKLTAISDPRKGGLPAGF; this is encoded by the exons ATGCCGT CTGTGCTGCTGTTATGGCCAATAATTACCTTGCTCTTCATTTCGCTGTTGTTGCCCTTGACATCAAGTCTTGACAGTTCAAGGAATCCCACTAAAACTAGACCTGAGGTTATTACAGCGCACCATGGTGTTGTTGCAACGGATGATCGACGTTGTTCTAAAATCGGGGTAAAAGTTCTTCGTGAAGGCGGTCATGCTGTTGATGCATCAGTGGCAGCTGCTCTTTGCCTGGGTGTCGTGAGTCCAGCATCAAGTGGCCTTGGTGGAGGTGCCTTTATGCTTGTTAGGTTAGCCAATGGGAAGGCACAAGCCCTTGATATGAGAGAGACTGCTCCCATGTTAGCTTCACAG AACATGTATGCTAAAAATGTTTCTATAAAAGCTAGTGGCGCCCTATCTGTAGCAGTTCCTGGGGAACTTGCAGGACTGCATAAAGCTTGGAAACAATATGGAAGGCTCCCATGGAGAAGGCTTGTGAAACCTGCTGAGCGTCTTGCCCGAGGATTCAATATTTCACGCTATCTACACATGCAGATGGTTAGGACAGAATCAAGCATCATGGCAGATAAAGGACTTCGTGACATATTCACATCAAATGGAAACCTCCTGCAGCTGGGTGACATTTGTCAAAACAAGAAACTAGCAGAGACgctaaaaaaaatttcaaaacatgGCTTGGAGCCTTTCTACAATGGATCAATTGGACATAAATTGGTTAGAGATGTTTGGAAGCTTGGAGGTATACTGACTATGAAGGACTTGCAGAGCTATCAAGTTAGAATAAGACGGCCACTCTCTGCAGATATTCTAGGGCTTAAAATAATTGGCATGCCACCTCCTTCATCAGGGGGACCTGCATTGCTACTT ATGCTAAATATTCTTGCGCAATATGGGGTTTCTTTGGGAGATTTTGGCCCACTTGGGATCCATCGAGAAATTGAAGCTCTCAAGCATGCATTTGCTTTGAGGATGAATCTCAGTGATCCTGATTTTGTTAATGTTTCCAAAGTTCTATCTGATATGCTCTCTCCTAAGTTTGCAGTAGAGTTGAAGAAAACCATATTCGATAATATGACCTTTGGTCCCAGTCATTATGGTGGGAG GTGGAATCAGATTGGTGATCATGGTACGAGTCACATGTCCATCGTAGATCATGAGCGGAATGCTGTCTCCATGACAAGTACTGTAAACTCATACTTCGGTTCTCGGATACTGTCTCCAAGTACAGGGATAGTTCTTAACAATGAAATGGATGATTTCTCTATCCCTAGTAATAACTCTGCAGGCCTGCCGCCACCAGCACCTACGAATTTTATCAGCCCAGCTAAAAGGCCATTGTCATCAATGACACCTACTATAGTCTTAAAG AATGAACAACTGAAAGCTGTTGTAGGAGCAAGTGGGGGCACTATGATAATTGCTGGAACTATGGAGGTATTCTTGAATCATTTTGCCAAGGGAATGGATCCTTTCTCTTCTGTCATGTCTCCGAGGGTTTATCATCAG CTGATTCCTAATGTGGTATATTACGAGAATTGGACTGTGATCAATGACCACTTTGAAGTTCCTGCCAAGACCAGAGCAGCCCTTGAAAAGAAAGGCCATGTCTTACAAAGCCTCGCCGGTGGGACTGTTTGCCAGTTTGTAGTGCAAGACTTAGAGACCTCAAAGGAAGGAAGATTTGGGAAGCTCACGGCAATAAGTGACCCAAGAAAAGGTGGACTACCAGCTGGTTTCTGA